The Naumovozyma castellii chromosome 4, complete genome genome contains a region encoding:
- the NCAS0D01590 gene encoding uncharacterized protein (ancestral locus Anc_5.111) — protein sequence MNIDLDFAHHLDIPLLDQVVDNFYNNSGPVQQEAGAILTRFEESPDAWQTVDKILEGSKSVQTKFIALSILNDLIKVRWKILPEVQKIGIKNFMIGMILSISQDESLFHSHRELINKSALTLVEILKQELPDNWSNFIPELCESANTSLNICEVTMIILKLLAEEVFDFAEEHMTRAKTLRLRESMSEEFQLIFNLCFNVLRQPAPYELQNLSLSCLQEYLIWIYLSPIQEGDLIELLLSKFLKNPQTSVATLRCLNELANHGTSSTIISSIPKILNELRTVVVYVPTETKSFNNIPNSNIDGEILSQECTTTLTNILAKYRPLLERNKILVPILVAAHEDLIQLSERNIKLSLRYWCDMASDIYTTEEQSQIQNAHNSSRLHNYQTNMNLQESLRIYEKVFNDLAVLIIENMEEPPELIFMEDEVGQNQYEHNEETQETETYNLECNIIIYLTHFNRQNIELIILDELEKLRCNPVWSEGKFSSLCWAIGVIFKTCKEDFNDVFTGNVIDQLTKLVEKRKDESDELLCDLNFIYTIREYPRFLNHRFGYLKEVIIKLLEIMRTHEEIYQNRASDYFFKIVQDCRHEFQRVYPQEPEPLISWLITYIEPLFANFGALPQYKIAEACAVVINDEDNSNRRDELLQHLMCIPENLESNLNGSEQSYERLFANTKTITTMTSVIRFNRALCSSLGGNFYPQFKILFPTSLQKYEQATKLLAKHLQNSGTTILSSAIVRSLIVYRKEILKLIETYINETSSLYIVTDIIADPLVSILLQTYMTSPFCTKDAEALRCLAILIKKVGHMIQERVTFIIESLLQCTLDMLNVESVDYPENRLYFYSLLRVITKYSFGSLLDLSPSSIKLYFESICLSFQYIETKIEADGINIALSLTEKMNNPENSRFTQTFYKEYFQKFVTAVFNALTNPNHSSVFSEQSILLLNLITLAIDVETETPIFDNTITLPAFSNQEYLQKYLFTMFSTEFPYLSNEQMLTFLTMLFREYHQPDKFKCTLRDFLVQVKEIGGDASDYLFSEEREQERLQRQNEQMRKLSSIVKS from the coding sequence ATGAATATCGACTTAGACTTTGCTCACCACCTTGATATCCCTTTATTGGACCAAGTGGTGGATAATTTCTACAACAATTCAGGACCAGTTCAGCAAGAGGCTGGAGCCATTTTGACCCGCTTTGAAGAATCACCAGATGCATGGCAGACAGTTGACAAAATCTTGGAAGGTTCCAAAAGCGTCCAAACCAAATTTATTGCTCTTTCAATACTGAATGATCTAATAAAGGTAAGATGGAAGATTTTGCCCGAAGTACAAAAAATAGGTATAAAGAACTTTATGATTGGAATGATACTATCGATTTCTCAAGATGAAAGCTTATTCCATTCCCATCGAGAGCTGATAAATAAAAGTGCTCTTACTTTGGtagaaattttgaaacagGAATTGCCTGATAACTGGTCAAACTTCATTCCTGAGCTATGTGAAAGTGCTAACacttctttgaatatttgtGAAGTAACaatgattattttgaaattattagcTGAAGAAGTTTTTGATTTTGCAGAAGAGCATATGACTCGGGCGAAAACTCTACGTTTGAGAGAATCGATGTCCGAGGAATTTCAACTAATCTTCAACCTTTGTTTTAATGTGCTTCGACAACCTGCTCCATATGAATTACAAAACTTGTCGCTAAGTTGTTTACAAGAATACTTGATTTGGATTTATCTTTCACCCATTCAAGAAGGAGATCTCATAGAGTTACTACTATCCAAATTCTTAAAAAATCCCCAAACGAGCGTTGCCACTTTAAGATGTTTGAATGAGCTGGCAAATCATGGAACATCGAGCACAATTATATCGTCCATACctaaaatattaaatgaacTACGAACAGTTGTAGTGTATGTGCCAACTGAGACtaaatcattcaataatataCCTAACTCAAATATAGATGGGGAAATACTTTCCCAAGAATGTACCACTACTTTGACAAATATTTTGGCAAAATATAGACCATTattagaaagaaataaaattttaGTTCCGATCCTAGTTGCCGCTCATGAAGATTTGATCCAATTATCCGAACGGAATATTAAACTCTCATTACGGTACTGGTGTGACATGGCTTCAGATATATATACTACCGAAGAACAATCTCAAATACAAAATGCTCATAATTCATCAAGGTTACACAATTACCAaacaaatatgaatttaCAAGAATCGTTACGAATATACGAGAAAGTATTCAATGATTTGGCTGTTCtaattattgaaaacatGGAGGAACCACCGGAGTTGATTTTCATGGAAGATGAGGTGGGCCAAAATCAATATGAACATAACGAGGAAACCCAAGAAACTGAGACGTATAATCTTGAATGCAATATTATCATATATTTGACTCATTTTAATAGACagaatattgaattaattattctAGATGAACTGGAGAAACTTCGGTGTAATCCAGTCTGGTCAGAAGGTAAATTCAGTTCCTTATGTTGGGCAATAGGCGTCATATTTAAGACATGcaaagaagattttaaTGATGTCTTCACAGGCAACGTAATTGATCAATTAACAAAATTGGTTGAAAAAAGGAAGGATGAATCAGATGAACTACTCTGCGACTTGAACTTTATATATACTATACGTGAGTATCCCCGTTTCCTGAACCATAGATTTGGGTATCTAAAAGAGGTTATAATCAAACTTCTGGAAATTATGCGAACACACGAAGAGATATATCAAAATAGGGCATCTGATTACTTCTTTAAGATTGTACAGGATTGCCGACACGAATTTCAAAGGGTCTATCCACAGGAACCAGAACCATTAATTTCTTGGCTCATAACGTATATTGAACCTTTATTCGCTAACTTTGGAGCACTTCCACAATATAAAATTGCAGAAGCATGTGCTGTTGTCatcaatgatgaagataattCGAATAGGAGAGATGAACTTCTCCAGCATCTAATGTGCATTCCAGAAAACCTGGAATCCAATCTCAACGGAAGTGAGCAGTCATATGAAAGGCTTTTTGCCAATACCAAGACTATAACAACAATGACCAGCGTAATAAGGTTTAATAGGGCATTGTGTTCTTCATTAGGTGGAAACTTTTATCCACAGtttaaaattctttttccaACTTCTCTTCAAAAGTATGAACAGGCCACGAAGCTGTTAGCTAAACATCTCCAAAACTCtggaacaacaatattatcGTCAGCCATAGTTAGAAGCTTAATTGTTTATCGGAaggaaattttgaaattgatcgAAACTTACATTAATGAAACTTCCAGTCTTTATATTGTTACTGATATAATAGCTGATCCGCTTGTAAGCATCCTTCTGCAGACATATATGACTTCACCATTTTGTACTAAAGATGCAGAGGCGCTGAGATGTTTAGCAATTTTGATCAAAAAAGTTGGTCATATGATCCAAGAAAGAGTAACATTCATTATAGAAAGTCTTTTACAATGCACCCTTGATATGCTCAATGTAGAGTCAGTAGACTATCCAGAAAACcgtttatatttttattccTTATTAAGGGTTATTACCAAGTATTCTTTTGGGTCATTATTGGACTTATCACCATCATCCATCAAGTTATATTTTGAGTCTATTTGTTTGtcatttcaatatattgagACCAAAATTGAGGCTGATGGGATAAACATTGCACTATCATTAACAGAAAAGATGAATAATCCTGAAAATAGCCGGTTTACACAAACCTTttacaaagaatatttccaaaaattcGTCACAGCGGTATTCAATGCTTTGACTAATCCAAATCATAGTTCAGTTTTTTCTGAACAATCGATTCTTCTGCTTAATCTGATCACACTGGCCATCGATGTCGAAACAGAAACTCCAATTTTTGATAATACTATCACTTTGCCTGCGTTTTCGAATCAAGAATATCTACAAAAATATCTATTCACTATGTTTTCTACAGAATTCCCTTATTTGTCAAACGAACAGATGTTGACTTTTCTCACAATGCTCTTCAGAGAATATCATCAGCCAGACAAATTTAAATGTACACTGAGAGATTTCCTTGTTCAAGTGAAGGAGATTGGTGGTGATGCATCAGACTATTTATTCAGTGAGGAAAGAGAGCAAGAACGTCTGCAAAGACAAAATGAACAAATGAGgaaactttcttcaatagtAAAAAGCTGA
- the MRPL6 gene encoding mitochondrial 54S ribosomal protein uL6m (ancestral locus Anc_5.109): protein MQPRSRFFSMGSILRSHIGANPIYTTPETKVLLGRMETPKVIRKGRESLRLSQFITIEGPRGKLTLEMPDFVTVSTDANHAGLKYQVSVKDPQNKIQKSMWGTMRSHIHNHIIGVNEGHMAMLKFVGTGYRAQIEKTDTGTFVNVKVGASIKQGMDVPEGITVSLPVPTLLIVEGCDKQQVLLFAARLRDFHPPEPYKGKGIYVNDETIKLKNKKIK from the coding sequence ATGCAACCTAGAAGCAGGTTCTTCTCCATGGGGAGTATCCTTCGATCACATATTGGAGCCAACCCGATATATACGACTCCTGAAACAAAAGTGCTGTTAGGGAGAATGGAAACTCCCAAGGTAATTAGAAAAGGTAGAGAATCCCTTCGACTATCTCAGTTTATTACTATTGAGGGACCCCGAGGAAAATTGACTTTAGAGATGCCAGATTTCGTTACCGTTTCCACTGATGCAAATCATGCTGGTTTGAAATATCAGGTTTCTGTGAAGGATCCTCAAAATAAGATACAAAAGTCAATGTGGGGGACGATGCGATCGCACATCCATAATCATATTATTGGTGTCAATGAAGGTCATATGGCTATGTTAAAATTCGTCGGGACAGGTTATAGGGCCCAAATTGAGAAGACGGATACCGGGACATTTGTTAATGTCAAAGTTGGAGCCTCTATTAAACAGGGAATGGATGTTCCAGAGGGAATTACTGTATCATTACCTGTACCAACACTATTAATAGTAGAAGGTTGTGACAAGCAGCAAGTTCTTTTATTTGCAGCAAGATTAAGGGATTTCCATCCACCCGAACCATATAAAGGTAAAGGTATTTACGTTAACGATGAAACcataaaattaaagaataagaagataaaatga
- the NCAS0D01630 gene encoding 40S ribosomal protein uS2 (ancestral locus Anc_5.116): MSLPATFDLTPEDAQLLLAANTHLGARNVQVHQEPYVFDARPDGVHVINVGKTWEKLVLAARIIAAIPNPEDVVAISSRTYGQRAVLKFAAHTGATAIAGRFTPGSFTNYITRSFKEPRLVIVTDPRSDAQAIKEASYVNIPVIALTDLDSPSEYVDVAIPCNNRGRHSIGLIWYLLSREVLRLRGALADRTQPWSIMPDLYFYRNPEEVEQTSEETAEEATEETEKEEVTEEQAEATEWAEENADTVDW, encoded by the exons ATGTCCCTACCAGCTACTTTTGACTTGACTCCTGAAGATGCccaattattattggcTGCTAACACCCATTTAGGTGCTAGAAACGTTCAA GTCCACCAAGAACCATACGTTTTCGATGCCAGACCAGATGGTGTTCACGTTATCAACGTCGGTAAGACTTGGGAAAAGTTGGTCTTGGCTGCTAGAATTATTGCTGCCATTCCAAACCCAGAAGACGTTGTTGCCATCTCTTCCAGAACTTACGGTCAAAGAGCTGTCTTGAAGTTCGCTGCCCACACTGGTGCCACTGCCATTGCTGGTAGATTCACTCCAGGTTCTTTCACCAATTACATCACCCGTTCTTTCAAGGAACCAAGATTAGTTATCGTTACTGACCCAAGATCTGATGCTCAAGCCATCAAGGAAGCTTCTTACGTTAACATCCCAGTTATTGCCTTGACTGATTTGGATTCTCCATCTGAATACGTCGATGTTGCTATCCCATGTAACAACAGAGGTAGACACTCCATTGGTTTAATCTGGTACTTATTGTCCAGAGAAGTTTTGAGACTAAGAGGTGCTTTAGCTGACAGAACTCAACCTTGGTCTATCATGCCAGATTTGTACTTCTACAGAAACCCAGAAGAAGTTGAACAAACTTCCGAAGAAACCGCTGAAGAAGCTACCGAGGAAACCGAAAAGGAAGAAGTCACTGAAGAACAAGCTGAGGCTACTGAATGGGCTGAAGAAAATGCTGACACTGTTGACTGgtaa
- the NCAS0D01650 gene encoding uncharacterized protein — protein sequence MRATTIFSALLTSASLVLAYVTDENKALAATIDENFHAKNSLWYFEDESDDNAMTYGSDGLTMTISESGNTRDLSSKFYILYGRIEAIVKAGNARSISSAINFFSPDGTKDDGSGQGLFAIDWDDGEGDEFYTFSTSVNSHNNSTAQWEAHYVKSPQTEYHNYTIDWTKEKLTFYVDGQEVRVVPSTATADFPNSPARFFITHSDQGDLENDDTEIVDMYGGQTDYSKGPFIMNIKKLIVADYSTGSNYSYVPGSNATLPQANGGEIYGRYDQAQKDLAALHQNASLSSSDSVSSASSTLSSVTMLANTSTISQSLSTHSTELGSGNGATGRTTSYSSATSITSVGSSSSSGTSSSSPSSSASGAGSATGLSSWLATFFFVHLFALL from the coding sequence ATGAGAGCTACAACCATTTTCTCAGCATTGCTGACGTCTGCATCACTTGTGCTGGCTTATGTGACAGACGAAAATAAGGCACTGGCCGCTACTATTGACGAAAACTTTCATGCAAAGAACTCGCTATGGTATTTTGAGGATGAGAGTGATGACAACGCCATGACGTATGGTAGTGATGGGTTAACTATGACAATTTCGGAGAGTGGTAATACCAGAGACTTGTCGTCCAAATTTTACATACTCTACGGTAGGATTGAAGCAATAGTGAAAGCTGGAAATGCAAGATCTATTTCTTCTGcaatcaatttcttttctccGGATGGTACCAAGGATGATGGTTCGGGCCAAGGTTTATTTGCTATAGATTGGGATGATGGTGAAGGAGATGAATTTTACACATTTAGTACTTCAGTGAATAGTCATAATAACAGTACCGCTCAGTGGGAAGCCCATTATGTGAAGTCACCACAAACTGAGTACCATAATTACACAATCGATTGGACCAAGGAAAAACTGACTTTTTACGTTGATGGGCAAGAAGTAAGAGTAGTTCCAAGTACAGCCACCGCAGATTTTCCTAACTCTCCTGCCAGGTTTTTTATTACCCATTCGGATCAGGGCGATCTTGAGAATGATGATACAGAAATTGTTGATATGTACGGCGGCCAAACAGATTATTCTAAAGGTCCCTTCATTATGAATATTAAAAAGCTTATCGTTGCTGACTATTCAACAGGATCAAACTATTCCTATGTTCCTGGGAGTAACGCAACATTGCCTCAGGCAAATGGTGGTGAGATATATGGAAGGTATGATCAAGCGCAGAAGGATTTAGCAGCGTTGCATCAGAATGCATCATTATCTAGTTCCGACTCTGTTTCTTCAGCTTCTAGCACCCTTTCTTCCGTAACTATGCTTGCTAACACTTCAACCATATCCCAAAGCCTATCCACGCATTCGACTGAACTAGGCTCTGGCAACGGCGCAACTGGGAGAACCACCTCCTATAGTAGTGCCACCTCAATAACCTCGGTTGGATCTTCAAGTTCTTCAGGAACATCTTCGTCTAGcccatcatcatcagcTTCTGGGGCAGGTAGCGCAACTGGTTTGTCGAGTTGGTTAGccaccttcttctttgttcaCCTCTTTGCTCTATTATAA
- the NCAS0D01620 gene encoding uncharacterized protein, which translates to MNRFFLLLLVVLYYTIWLLLPMFGWEDKVPILLFPLPSVYAIYLPIFLLLLGTVLIGTFLGLLLLFA; encoded by the coding sequence ATGAATCGGTTTTTCCTACTTTTATTAGTAGTATTGTATTACACGATATGGCTTCTTCTACCCATGTTTGGCTGGGAAGATAAAGTCCCAATTCTACTTTTCCCCCTTCCAAGTGTTTACGCCATATACCTCccaatttttttactaCTGCTAGGTACCGTCTTAATTGGGACCTTTTTGGGATTATTACTTTTGTTTGCATAA
- the FRE8 gene encoding putative ferric-chelate reductase (ancestral locus Anc_5.117), with product MSTTTQNPTDGSISKFLRWLGSKLPSFDEQADKEQRLALTAKYTNSCLVITMCIICVLLPLWTTLSLTGRGFQISHRIKHHILGRNSFLHKSKLYHNKSFKICLFWFIITAVCSTYDAKRDLLQITKRMGRVAVAMMPPLLFLSLRPSPLPRVLYLSLLPIHKWISRIVVLGSLLHTVFYIIYMHKRNVLWTKIKKLPNIYGIVALILFCLIGISSIRKFRRWNFKLFYGIHYISTWLTVILLYLHARPGIPYYTALNCFILICQIAYRLCITNITTASIINVSPSLTLFEFPLDDIALKPILPSGHVRIQIVENNFLKRWFHKLIPLQHPYTISSLPTDDTVKLIIRNGNFPLKSNSKYYITGAYEPVLNFMKKTKNSETESIIRDPFRINSSQLLHSPLYYAINARRVFIIVGGSAISFGLPLLRILNFNGVNVRLIWVSRDFHDLKLLNYFKNNFEGMEIYITGFKGNEQDIQIDYIDYEHQRNNELCAVNNTENSYLLTEHERTSHENRHFHKCNTTNNLTNLAGIDNSDEIDFTGMFATHKPKSKSDINLSNNARQPLININTNFFRDPVTLGFPQNDSENFHPNEQLDENQDVDMNLKIPSGVKVFFGRPILDDKDYEWCLQRECSLDSEGNVCFDRSINDAEELSNVWVLAAGPDGLVEGTRRWATDVGLRFHGENYAI from the coding sequence ATgtcaacaacaacacaaAATCCAACAGATGGTTCcatttccaaattcttAAGATGGCTTGGATCGAAGCTTCCAAGTTTCGACGAACAGGCAGACAAGGAACAGAGACTAGCTCTCACTGCAAAATATACCAATAGTTGTCTTGTCATAACTATGTGCATCATATGTGTTTTATTGCCCTTATGGACGACGTTATCGTTGACCGGAAGAGGGTTCCAAATATCTCATCGAATCAAACATCACATTTTGGGTAGAAATTCATTTCTCCATAAATCTAAACTATACCACAACAAATCGTTTAAAATTTGCCTATTCTGGTTTATCATTACAGCTGTTTGTAGCACATATGATGCCAAAAGAgaccttcttcaaataacGAAACGAATGGGGAGAGTAGCCGTCGCAATGATGCCGCCGCTTCTCTTTTTATCATTACGTCCATCGCCGTTACCTCGAGTGCTTTATTTGTCATTATTGCCAATACACAAATGGATATCGAGAATTGTAGTCCTTGGATCATTACTGCATACAGtgttttatattatttacatgCATAAACGTAATGTATTATGGACCAAGATTAAAAAATTGCCTAATATATATGGTATTGTGGCACTCATATTATTTTGCCTCATTGGGATCTCATCTATTCGAAAGTTTAGAAGATGgaattttaaattattttatggcattcattatatttcaaCCTGGTTAACTGTAATTCTATTATATCTCCACGCTCGTCCAGGAATTCCATATTACACAGCATtaaattgtttcattttaATATGTCAAATTGCATATAGACTCTGCATCACCAATATTACAACAGCATCTATCATTAACGTTTCTCCCTCTTTAACCTTATTTGAATTCCCACTAGATGATATCGCCTTAAAACCAATTCTTCCCTCAGGTCATGTTCGTATCCAAATTGTAGAGAATaactttttgaaaagatggTTTCATAAACTGATACCTTTACAACATCCTTATACTATTTCCAGCCTGCCAACAGATGACACAGTCAAgcttattattagaaatgGGAACTTCCCTTTGAAAAgcaattcaaaatattatataaCGGGAGCATATGAACCTGtattaaattttatgaaaaaGACCAAGAATTCAGAAACTGAATCCATCATTAGAGACCCATTTCGAATTAATTCGAGTCAGTTATTGCATTCCCCCTTATATTATGCAATAAATGCGAGAAGAGTTTTCATAATTGTTGGTGGGTCGGcaatttcatttggatTACCCTTGTTAAGGATACTAAACTTTAATGGTGTCAACGTCAGATTGATTTGGGTATCAAGAGATTTCCATGACTTGAAACTATTGAActattttaaaaataactTTGAAGGTATGGAGATATATATTACTGGATTTAAGGGTAATGAACAAGATATTCAAATCGATTACATTGATTATGAGCATCAAAGGAATAATGAACTATGTGCTGTTAATAACACTGAAAATTCTTACTTATTAACCGAACATGAACGTACCAGCCATGAAAACCGTCATTTTCATAAATGTAATACTACCAACAATTTAACTAATTTGGCTGGTATCGACAATtcagatgaaattgatttcaCCGGAATGTTTGCCACTCATAAACCGAAATCGAAATCGGACATCAATTTGTCCAACAATGCAAGACAACCTTTGATAAATATCAACACCAATTTTTTCAGAGATCCAGTTACACTTGGTTTCCCTCAAAATGATTcagaaaattttcatccCAATGAACAATTAGACGAGAATCAGGATGTGGAtatgaatttaaagattccTTCCGGTGTTAAGGTCTTTTTTGGAAGACCAATACTAGATGATAAAGATTATGAATGGTGCCTTCAACGGGAATGTTCTCTGGATTCCGAGGGAAATGTATGTTTTGACCGAAGTATTAATGATGCGGAAGAGTTGTCAAACGTGTGGGTTCTAGCGGCAGGCCCCGATGGCCTTGTGGAAGGTACAAGAAGATGGGCTACTGATGTTGGGTTACGATTCCACGGTGAAAATTATGCCATTTAA
- the UGA4 gene encoding Uga4p: MSGSSNRSDDKDFKSISIEARVSTEAGSAVDIRNVNSHIRSIRSKTGAGEVNYINSATSVTDNQLLAEIGYKQELKRQFSTFQVFGIAFSIMGLLPSIASVMGTGISGGPTTFVWGWFIASIFTIFIGISMAENASAIPTAGGLYYWTYYYAPEGFKKVISFVIGCSNSLALAAGLCSIDYGLAEEIMAAVVLTFDGDFDVTSGKLYGIFAAAVVVMGICTCISSGAIARMQSFSIASNLFIIVLLFIALPIGTKRNRGEFNDAKFIFGKFENFSDWNSGWQFCMAGFMPAVWTIGSFDSCVHQSEEAKDAKKSVPIGIIASIAACWILGWLIIIVLMACIDPNLENVVDTKYGFPMAQLIYDSLGKRWAITFMSLMAFCQFLMGCSICTAISRQIWAFSRDDGLPLSKYIKIVDKRYSVPFNAIIAACVTCLVLGLLCLIDSTAANALFSLAVAGNYLAWSIPTLLRFTTGRDLFRPGPFYLGKPLSAIVGWTGICYEFFIIIMVMFPTQKNGINKTNMNYACVIGPGIWFLSWIYYIAYKKKYFRGPKTNLSEDDYEEMVAIDNIDEIMMSKII, translated from the coding sequence ATGAGTGGTTCGTCCAATAGAAGTGACGACAAGGACTTTAAGTCTATCTCCATTGAAGCTAGGGTATCTACAGAGGCTGGGTCTGCAGTGGATATAAGAAATGTTAATAGTCATATTCGTTCCATTCGTTCAAAGACAGGTGCAGGTGAAGTTAATTATATCAACTCTGCCACATCGGTGACAGACAATCAGCTCTTAGCGGAGATTGGTTATAAACAAGAATTAAAGAGACAATTTAGTACATTCCAAGTTTTTGGTATTGCATTTTCAATTATGGGGCTTCTTCCATCCATTGCATCAGTGATGGGTACAGGTATATCTGGTGGTCCGACAACATTTGTATGGGGATGGTTTATAGCCTCAATATTTACAATATTTATTGGTATTTCGATGGCAGAAAATGCAAGTGCAATTCCAACTGCAGGCGGTTTATATTATTGGACTTATTATTATGCCCCAGAAGGATTTAAGAAGGTAATTTCCTTTGTCATTGGTTGTTCCAATTCTCTAGCTTTAGCAGCAGGTTTATGCTCCATAGATTACGGTCTAGCAGAAGAAATCATGGCGGCTGTGGTTCTTACATTTGATGGTGACTTTGACGTTACAAGTGGTAAATTATATGGTATATTTGCTGCTGCTGTCGTAGTTATGGGAATTTGTACTTGCATCTCCTCTGGTGCAATTGCCCGTATGCAATCTTTCAGTATTGCATctaatcttttcattattgttttgCTATTTATTGCCTTACCAATAGGTACTAAACGTAACAGAGGTGAATTTAATGACGCCAAATTTatatttggtaaatttgaaaactttaGTGATTGGAATAGTGGTTGGCAATTCTGTATGGCAGGATTTATGCCAGCAGTCTGGACCATTGGTTCATTTGATTCTTGTGTTCATCAATCAGAAGAAGCCAAAGATGCAAAGAAATCCGTACCCATTGGTATCATTGCATCGATTGCCGCCTGCTGGATTTTGGGATGGTTAATCATTATCGTTCTCATGGCATGCATCGATCCAAATCTAGAAAATGTTGTTGATACTAAATACGGTTTTCCCATGGCTCAATTGATTTATGATTCCCTAGGAAAGAGGTGGGCAATTACATTTATGTCACTTATGGCATTTTGCCAATTTTTAATGGGATGCTCAATCTGTACAGCGATTTCGAGACAAATTTGGGCCTTTTCTCGTGATGATGGTTTGCCGCTATCAAAATACATTAAAATTGTTGATAAACGTTATTCTGTGCCATTCAATGCCATTATAGCAGCATGTGTCACCTGTTTAGTCCTGGGTTTATTATGTTTGATCGATTCCACGGCAGCTAATGCCCTATTTAGTCTGGCTGTGGCAGGAAATTATTTAGCCTGGAGTATACCCACATTGTTAAGATTTACAACGGGAAGAGATCTATTTAGACCCGGACCATTTTATTTAGGAAAACCCTTATCAGCGATTGTTGGTTGGACCGGTATCTGTTATGAAttttttataataattatGGTGATGTTTCCCACCCAGAAAAACGGAATCAATAAGACCAACATGAATTATGCTTGTGTCATTGGGCCTGGTATTTGGTTTTTGAGTTGGATATATTATATCGCATATAAGAAGAAGTATTTCCGTGGTCCAAAAACAAATCTGTCAGAGGACGATTATGAAGAAATGGTTGCTATTGACAATATAGATGAAATCATGATGtccaaaattatttag